One Flavobacterium sp. 90 DNA segment encodes these proteins:
- a CDS encoding four helix bundle protein — MKENIIQDKSFLFAVRIINLYKYLTTKKKEFVLSKQILRCGTSIGANIEESIGGRSDKEFLFKLEISYKEARETIYWLKLLKATDYISVSEFDSIFGEANEICRILAKIIITLKGK; from the coding sequence TTTGCAGTTAGAATAATCAATTTGTATAAATATCTAACCACTAAAAAGAAAGAGTTTGTTTTGAGTAAACAGATTTTAAGATGTGGAACTTCAATTGGAGCAAATATCGAAGAATCAATTGGAGGACGTTCTGATAAAGAGTTCTTGTTTAAGCTTGAAATTTCATATAAAGAAGCTAGAGAAACAATTTATTGGTTGAAATTATTGAAAGCAACAGATTATATCTCTGTAAGTGAATTCGACAGCATCTTTGGTGAGGCTAATGAAATTTGCAGAATATTAGCGAAAATTATAATAACCCTAAAAGGAAAATAG